One window of Candidatus Hydrothermales bacterium genomic DNA carries:
- a CDS encoding NosD domain-containing protein: MITSDGYIKEKGDFYGLIVEADRRNQFEEFRKDGESTISEKPPHIYKNLEINFSHRGIEFLESSKFKLKNLRIRNSNYGIYFKGKELIIENSDVSLCDTGIYLLKGNGYIKETRVASSEVDVVYRGTSEIDICRSYIVNNKIGIYVDENSKPDLRNGYSYICHNLHYNLYNNTRFDLEAYMNWWGTLNKDSISLLIYDFFDDTSKGIVNFEPIWIPNIKVSSGIQVEQIEKEKTVDLVKINNVAFRYIEIELTLSKNQKSLWIFTMFPEKR; this comes from the coding sequence TTGATTACCTCGGATGGATACATAAAAGAAAAGGGTGACTTTTATGGATTAATAGTTGAAGCGGATAGGAGAAATCAATTTGAAGAGTTTAGAAAAGATGGGGAAAGCACAATATCTGAAAAACCTCCTCACATTTACAAAAATCTGGAAATAAATTTCTCCCATAGAGGTATAGAATTTCTAGAAAGTAGTAAATTTAAATTGAAAAATTTACGGATTAGAAATTCAAACTACGGCATATACTTTAAAGGTAAAGAATTAATAATTGAGAACTCAGATGTTTCTCTATGTGATACAGGTATCTATCTTTTAAAGGGTAATGGATATATAAAAGAAACGAGGGTAGCAAGTAGTGAAGTAGATGTTGTATATAGAGGAACATCTGAAATAGATATTTGTAGATCTTACATAGTAAACAACAAAATAGGAATATATGTGGATGAAAACTCTAAACCGGACCTAAGGAATGGTTATAGTTATATATGTCATAATTTGCATTATAACCTCTACAATAATACAAGATTTGATTTAGAAGCCTACATGAACTGGTGGGGTACATTAAATAAAGACTCAATATCACTTTTAATTTATGACTTTTTTGATGATACCTCAAAGGGAATAGTAAATTTTGAACCAATCTGGATACCAAATATAAAAGTTTCATCAGGTATTCAAGTAGAACAAATAGAAAAGGAAAAGACAGTTGATTTAGTTAAAATAAATAATGTTGCCTTTAGATATATAGAAATAGAATTAACTCTGAGCAAAAATCAAAAGTCTCTTTGGATATTTACGATGTTTCCGGAAAAAAGATAA
- a CDS encoding right-handed parallel beta-helix repeat-containing protein codes for MQGEIHSVGDVIVPEDVRVDVKESTKFVISNRDILKSGIDTNHVEIIIYGEFYASGKREKRIKFEVQDTGEWFGIRYLPKSRVKIEHSVIKDAIKGLSLEAESVYVVLNDISKNQEGIEIFGGNSFIFANKIYSNKIGVKAEIKSGFAILSWNHIFKNESTGILIKDKPLLTLGNVYNSDTLDDGVNRIYGNGNYDIINLTQHKIHAQGNFWNSKDSTFIKSRIRGDVDFRKFYIWGEIKT; via the coding sequence TTGCAGGGTGAAATTCATTCAGTAGGAGACGTTATAGTTCCAGAAGATGTAAGGGTTGATGTCAAAGAGAGTACAAAATTTGTTATCTCAAATAGAGATATTCTAAAATCTGGAATTGATACGAATCATGTAGAAATAATAATTTATGGAGAGTTCTATGCTAGCGGTAAAAGAGAAAAAAGAATAAAGTTTGAAGTACAGGATACAGGCGAATGGTTCGGAATAAGATATCTCCCAAAAAGTAGAGTTAAGATCGAGCATTCTGTTATAAAAGATGCTATAAAGGGTTTATCCCTAGAAGCCGAAAGTGTTTACGTTGTCCTAAATGATATAAGCAAAAATCAGGAAGGAATAGAAATTTTTGGAGGAAACTCCTTTATATTTGCTAATAAAATATATTCAAACAAAATAGGAGTAAAAGCCGAAATTAAAAGTGGCTTTGCTATTTTGAGTTGGAATCATATATTTAAAAACGAAAGCACAGGTATTCTAATTAAAGATAAACCACTTTTAACACTAGGAAACGTTTATAATTCTGATACTCTCGATGATGGAGTAAATAGAATCTATGGAAATGGAAATTATGATATTATAAATTTAACCCAACATAAAATACATGCACAGGGGAACTTCTGGAACAGTAAAGACTCAACGTTTATAAAATCAAGAATAAGGGGTGATGTTGATTTCAGGAAGTTTTATATATGGGGAGAGATAAAAACATAG